In a genomic window of Aggregatimonas sangjinii:
- a CDS encoding DUF1501 domain-containing protein, protein MDNQNTRRDFIKKMTTASLAASATTIPLASFLNSCSTSVPEIPSTADTVILLWMAGGMAHTETFDPKAYVPYEKGVESKRVLSTFPKIPTAVDGLDFSEGLESIGSVMDKGAIIRSYKSADLGHILHTRHQYHWHTCYEPPQSVQAPHIGAWIAKELGPANPVIPPFISMGQRFTVGESEELKAFHSAGFLGTEFGPFLIPDPSGGLESVRPPQGMSLKRFEARYKLYKELANKSKVMEGGSDYQRESLMRSMEQSYRLLNSPEAKVFDLSQEPKDVYDTYNTGRFGLGCLLAKRLAMSGGRFISVSTEYEPFLGWDTHENGHLRAKKMKELIDRPIAQLIKDLDESGHLNRTLIILASEFSRDAIMEGRPGETVKDQVDQPDIIEDEKFYGMHRHFTDGSSILLWGGGIKKGLVYGKTADERPCSSIENPVVIDEVHQSIYHALGIPPETQYTIEGRPFYTTPDGHGKPILDLFGKALLKTS, encoded by the coding sequence ATGGACAATCAAAACACACGTCGAGACTTTATCAAGAAAATGACGACAGCAAGTCTAGCTGCTTCTGCGACCACGATTCCCTTGGCCAGCTTCTTGAACTCTTGCTCGACTTCGGTTCCGGAAATTCCTTCCACTGCCGATACGGTCATCTTATTATGGATGGCGGGTGGCATGGCACATACCGAAACTTTTGACCCGAAGGCTTATGTACCGTATGAGAAAGGGGTAGAAAGTAAAAGAGTGCTCAGTACCTTTCCAAAAATACCAACGGCAGTAGACGGACTCGATTTTTCCGAAGGTTTGGAATCGATAGGAAGCGTTATGGACAAAGGAGCCATTATCCGTTCGTATAAATCTGCCGACCTTGGTCATATCTTACATACGCGCCACCAATACCACTGGCATACCTGTTACGAACCTCCACAATCGGTACAGGCACCTCATATCGGCGCCTGGATCGCTAAAGAATTAGGCCCTGCCAATCCTGTTATTCCACCCTTTATCAGTATGGGGCAACGCTTTACAGTAGGTGAATCGGAGGAGTTGAAAGCCTTTCATTCCGCAGGCTTTTTAGGAACGGAATTCGGGCCGTTTTTAATACCCGACCCTTCTGGCGGACTCGAAAGTGTGCGTCCGCCGCAGGGGATGTCTCTCAAACGCTTCGAGGCACGATACAAACTGTACAAGGAACTCGCAAATAAGAGCAAAGTCATGGAGGGGGGGAGTGATTACCAAAGAGAATCACTGATGCGTTCCATGGAGCAATCCTACCGATTGCTGAACTCTCCAGAAGCAAAAGTTTTTGATTTATCGCAAGAGCCTAAGGACGTTTACGACACCTATAACACAGGACGGTTCGGACTGGGTTGTCTCCTGGCCAAAAGATTGGCTATGAGCGGCGGAAGGTTTATTAGCGTCTCAACGGAATATGAACCTTTTTTAGGTTGGGATACCCATGAAAACGGACATCTTCGTGCCAAAAAAATGAAAGAATTGATCGACCGACCCATAGCCCAATTAATCAAAGATCTGGATGAAAGCGGACACCTAAATCGAACCCTGATAATTCTAGCGAGCGAGTTTAGTCGCGATGCGATTATGGAAGGTAGACCAGGCGAAACTGTAAAAGATCAGGTCGACCAACCCGATATTATCGAAGATGAGAAGTTTTATGGAATGCACCGCCACTTTACCGATGGTAGTTCTATACTGCTATGGGGAGGAGGCATCAAAAAGGGATTGGTCTATGGAAAAACGGCCGATGAGCGCCCTTGTTCCTCCATAGAAAACCCCGTCGTGATCGATGAGGTACATCAATCTATTTATCACGCCTTGGGCATCCCTCCTGAAACACAATACACCATTGAGGGCAGACCGTTCTATACCACACCCGATGGCCACGGAAAACCTATTTTGGATTTGTTTGGCAAAGCGTTGTTGAAGACAAGCTAA
- a CDS encoding 6-bladed beta-propeller, whose protein sequence is MIENKTDRRKFLSTTAKATAGLLVAPHFNINSALPKVSDNVIGHGDFKYKVHKEWGNLDPSKTPVKNCHEMVMDSQGRLIMVGDDIHNNILIYDKSGKLLDSWGIRYKGGHGLSLWNDGEEDFLFICDTDGAMVKTTLGGRELLLIEHPSEYGAYEKEDAFKPTETAIGPNGDIYIADGYGSQFVLQFSKEGEFIRKIGKGRGTGNDQFQTAHGVCIDDRDKSNPTLLVTSRASNSFKRFTLDGTYLEEISLPGAFICRPVINGQNLYAGVCWSSEIDFVEGNMDTHPTRTNPNSGFVTILDESNKVVSNPGGRAPQYLNGQLQKMLQQEPIFNHCHDVCVDSDGNIYVCQWNANKTYPIKLERV, encoded by the coding sequence GTGATAGAAAATAAAACCGATCGGAGAAAATTTTTGTCGACAACTGCCAAAGCAACTGCAGGACTGCTTGTCGCACCTCATTTTAATATCAACAGTGCTTTGCCCAAAGTATCCGATAATGTCATCGGACATGGAGATTTTAAATATAAAGTACACAAAGAGTGGGGTAATTTAGATCCGAGCAAAACCCCTGTAAAAAATTGCCACGAAATGGTGATGGATTCCCAAGGCAGATTGATTATGGTCGGCGATGACATTCATAATAACATCCTCATTTATGACAAATCCGGAAAGTTATTGGATAGCTGGGGCATACGCTATAAAGGAGGTCACGGACTTTCACTCTGGAACGATGGTGAAGAGGATTTTTTATTCATCTGCGATACAGACGGCGCCATGGTAAAAACCACTTTGGGTGGTAGGGAATTACTTTTAATAGAACATCCTTCCGAGTACGGTGCCTATGAAAAAGAGGACGCTTTCAAGCCAACGGAAACAGCAATAGGGCCCAACGGCGATATTTATATTGCCGATGGCTACGGCTCGCAATTTGTACTTCAGTTCTCAAAAGAAGGCGAGTTTATTCGTAAAATTGGCAAAGGTCGCGGTACCGGCAATGATCAATTTCAAACTGCCCATGGGGTCTGTATCGATGATCGGGATAAAAGCAATCCCACCTTGTTGGTAACATCACGGGCAAGCAATAGTTTTAAGCGTTTTACGCTAGATGGCACATATTTAGAGGAAATCTCACTTCCGGGGGCCTTTATATGCCGCCCCGTAATAAATGGGCAAAACCTATACGCGGGGGTATGTTGGTCATCTGAAATCGATTTTGTGGAGGGAAATATGGATACGCATCCTACCCGAACCAATCCGAATTCGGGGTTTGTGACCATTTTAGATGAAAGCAACAAGGTCGTTTCTAACCCTGGCGGCCGGGCTCCCCAATACTTAAATGGACAGTTGCAAAAAATGTTGCAGCAAGAACCTATCTTCAATCATTGCCACGATGTCTGTGTAGATTCTGACGGAAACATCTACGTATGCCAGTGGAACGCCAATAAAACCTATCCGATAAAACTGGAACGGGTTTGA
- a CDS encoding sulfatase-like hydrolase/transferase, with protein sequence MKKIVAISTLIFALVFFTSCKESKPKTIVKPAERELPNIVFILSDDQAWTDYGFMGHKHIETPNIDKLANESLTFTRGYVPTSLCSPSLASIITGVYPRNHLVLGNDRVLPGDDKNGKPAWQSPWRDENYKSVIENFKKLNTLPKMLKEKGYLSFQTGKWWIGNHKNGGFDYGMTHGDAERGGRHGDYGLEIGRKGMDTLYSYIDLALKKKKPFFMWYAPFLPHSPHNPPDSLIQKYLPKAPSEYVARYWAMCEWFDQTCGDLMDYIDKKGQTENTLFVYVCDNGWVQNENDGKYNPISKRSPYDYGLRTPIMYKWKGKIASKRDTISLTSSLDMVPTVLGLLAMEQPKNLDGVDVLNEAAFKSRQTIFGEIYAHDFDTVENSLFYRMAITEPYKLILPDEVNKPNEKIQLYDIYKDPYEKINLAKEHPEIVVNLKNKIQKSWNTTTN encoded by the coding sequence ATGAAGAAAATAGTTGCAATTTCAACCCTAATCTTCGCATTGGTTTTTTTTACCTCTTGTAAAGAATCGAAACCTAAAACCATCGTAAAACCAGCGGAGCGGGAATTACCGAACATCGTGTTTATACTCTCCGACGATCAAGCGTGGACCGATTATGGTTTTATGGGTCATAAGCATATAGAAACACCGAATATCGACAAACTGGCGAATGAGAGTCTGACCTTTACACGGGGGTATGTGCCTACATCGCTCTGCTCCCCATCCTTAGCCTCCATTATCACTGGGGTTTATCCTAGAAATCATCTGGTTTTAGGTAATGATAGAGTTTTACCTGGAGATGATAAAAACGGAAAACCGGCATGGCAGTCCCCATGGCGAGATGAAAATTATAAGTCGGTCATCGAAAATTTTAAAAAACTGAACACCTTGCCCAAAATGCTCAAGGAAAAGGGATACCTCTCGTTTCAAACGGGAAAATGGTGGATTGGCAATCATAAGAACGGTGGTTTTGATTACGGCATGACGCATGGTGATGCTGAAAGAGGCGGGCGGCATGGCGATTATGGTTTGGAAATTGGCCGCAAAGGTATGGATACACTGTACAGTTATATCGACCTAGCCTTGAAAAAAAAGAAACCATTTTTTATGTGGTATGCTCCCTTTTTACCCCACAGCCCACATAATCCGCCAGATAGTCTTATTCAAAAATACCTGCCCAAGGCACCTTCGGAATATGTAGCTAGGTATTGGGCAATGTGTGAATGGTTCGACCAGACCTGCGGCGACTTGATGGACTATATTGACAAAAAGGGACAGACTGAAAACACCTTGTTCGTATATGTCTGTGACAATGGATGGGTACAAAACGAAAATGATGGCAAGTACAATCCGATTTCAAAAAGGTCACCCTATGACTATGGCTTGAGAACCCCTATAATGTACAAATGGAAGGGGAAAATAGCTTCGAAACGCGACACTATTTCCCTGACCAGTAGTTTAGATATGGTTCCTACCGTTTTAGGCCTGTTGGCTATGGAACAACCCAAGAATTTAGACGGGGTAGATGTATTGAACGAAGCGGCCTTCAAGAGCAGACAAACGATTTTTGGGGAAATTTATGCCCATGATTTTGATACTGTCGAAAACAGTTTGTTTTACAGGATGGCAATAACCGAACCTTACAAACTTATCCTTCCCGACGAAGTGAACAAACCGAACGAAAAAATTCAGCTGTACGATATTTATAAAGATCCCTATGAGAAAATTAATCTTGCCAAAGAACATCCCGAAATCGTAGTGAACCTAAAAAATAAAATTCAAAAATCTTGGAACACCACCACAAATTGA
- a CDS encoding sulfatase, with protein sequence MEHHHKLSMIKTRYYLFLALSIFLLGACGEKKNKVEPEKQENPNVLFIAVDDLNNMLGVLDGHSGTKTPNIDRLAARGVVFSDAHCQAPLCGPSRASLMTGLRPSTTGIYGMIDDNKIRSENPSTKDIIMLPEYFKQNGYHTMGIGKLFHSHAPDGIFEESGGRVKGFGPLPEERFVWDGYGSSDRENYGKTSTDWGAFPEADSLMPDHRSVDWAKARMNKKYDKPFFIGVGFLRVHVPLYVPQKWFDLHPLDSIRTMPYRADDLNDVPPVALQINDLPMMPSTDWAIESGEWPKIIQAYLACISFVDHEIGRLLDALENSEHADNTVIVLWSDHGYRLGEKGTFAKHALWNTATKTPLLFAAPNLPNGKIIDQPAELLSIYPTLLELCGLPAYDRNEGKSLVPLMKGEGVAPSIAITTFGMNNHTVKSERFRYIRYEDGGEEFYDHRNDPNEFMNQAKNPKYSEEIRRLKEYLPEDNAAWDANSSYTFQPYFVAQKARTSGSEEKVVNGIGAPQ encoded by the coding sequence TTGGAACACCACCACAAATTGAGCATGATCAAAACCCGATATTACTTATTTTTAGCCTTGAGCATCTTTCTACTCGGTGCTTGCGGAGAAAAAAAGAATAAAGTCGAACCGGAAAAGCAAGAAAATCCGAATGTACTATTTATTGCTGTGGATGACCTAAACAATATGTTAGGAGTATTAGACGGTCATTCCGGTACAAAAACACCCAACATAGATCGATTGGCGGCTAGGGGCGTTGTGTTTTCCGATGCACATTGCCAAGCTCCGTTATGTGGTCCTTCAAGGGCATCATTAATGACCGGTTTAAGACCATCGACTACAGGAATTTACGGAATGATCGATGACAATAAGATTCGTTCCGAAAATCCATCCACGAAGGATATCATTATGTTGCCCGAATACTTTAAGCAAAACGGCTATCATACCATGGGCATTGGCAAGTTGTTTCACAGCCATGCTCCCGACGGTATTTTTGAAGAATCAGGCGGCCGGGTAAAAGGTTTTGGACCCTTACCGGAAGAACGTTTTGTTTGGGATGGTTATGGGTCTTCCGATAGGGAGAATTATGGAAAAACCAGTACTGATTGGGGCGCCTTCCCCGAAGCCGATTCTTTAATGCCCGATCATCGATCGGTCGATTGGGCAAAGGCGCGTATGAACAAGAAATATGACAAACCTTTTTTCATAGGTGTTGGTTTCTTACGGGTTCACGTTCCTTTGTATGTACCCCAAAAATGGTTCGACCTGCATCCTTTAGATAGCATCAGAACGATGCCTTACCGAGCAGATGATTTAAATGACGTACCGCCAGTGGCTCTGCAAATAAACGACCTGCCCATGATGCCTTCAACAGATTGGGCGATTGAAAGCGGGGAATGGCCCAAAATCATTCAGGCCTATCTGGCCTGCATCAGTTTTGTAGACCATGAAATTGGCCGGTTGTTAGATGCTCTTGAAAATAGCGAACATGCCGACAACACTGTAATTGTATTATGGTCGGATCACGGATATCGATTGGGGGAAAAAGGAACTTTTGCGAAACATGCCTTATGGAATACGGCGACCAAAACCCCGTTACTCTTTGCCGCACCGAATCTTCCCAACGGGAAGATAATCGACCAACCGGCCGAATTACTTTCCATCTATCCCACGCTGCTAGAACTATGTGGGCTTCCGGCATACGACAGAAATGAGGGAAAGAGTCTGGTGCCTTTAATGAAAGGGGAGGGGGTAGCACCTTCCATAGCCATTACGACATTTGGAATGAACAATCATACGGTCAAATCAGAGCGATTTCGATACATCCGTTATGAAGATGGAGGCGAAGAGTTTTATGATCATCGTAACGACCCCAACGAATTCATGAATCAAGCCAAAAATCCAAAATACAGTGAAGAAATTAGGCGGTTGAAAGAGTATCTGCCCGAAGATAATGCGGCTTGGGATGCTAATTCTTCCTATACCTTTCAACCCTATTTCGTAGCGCAGAAAGCACGCACGAGTGGTTCTGAAGAAAAAGTGGTAAATGGTATCGGTGCACCGCAGTAG
- a CDS encoding tartrate dehydrogenase, which yields MGRDYKIAVVNGDGIGNEIVPAGVSILKAAAKKYGFAIQTEDFSWGAGHYLKHGEFMPKDGLELLKNFDAIYFGAVGLPEVDDTLPAKDYTFKVRTELQQYVNYRPVKLFSGVKSPLRDKTEKDIDFVILRENNEGEFVQNGKILYPDTPNGVAVDTSMVTRLGVERIAHYAFKLARKRRKKVTNVTKSNTLIYTLGFWDQVIAEVASEYPDVVYDKMYVDNAAASFVLKPEVFDVIVTTNMIGDILSDLGGAIMGSLGLGGSGNINPEGRFPSMFEPIHGSAPDIAGQNCANPIGQVWSAAIMLEHLGEKEAAKNIVDGIEHATSQGNLTKDLKGNASTSEVAARIVDFIES from the coding sequence ATGGGTAGAGATTACAAAATCGCCGTAGTCAACGGTGACGGAATAGGAAATGAAATTGTACCGGCCGGAGTGTCGATTCTAAAAGCGGCAGCCAAAAAATACGGATTTGCCATTCAAACGGAAGACTTTTCGTGGGGTGCGGGACACTATCTTAAACATGGCGAGTTCATGCCTAAGGACGGTTTAGAGCTTCTTAAAAACTTCGATGCGATATACTTTGGTGCTGTGGGACTTCCAGAAGTTGATGACACCTTACCGGCGAAGGACTATACGTTTAAAGTGCGAACCGAATTACAACAGTACGTGAACTATCGACCTGTGAAATTATTTTCCGGAGTAAAAAGTCCGTTACGGGACAAAACGGAAAAGGATATCGATTTTGTGATTTTAAGAGAGAACAATGAAGGGGAATTTGTACAGAATGGGAAAATCCTATATCCCGACACTCCGAATGGCGTGGCAGTGGATACCAGCATGGTCACCCGTTTAGGAGTAGAACGCATCGCTCACTACGCTTTTAAATTGGCGCGAAAGAGACGGAAAAAAGTCACAAACGTCACCAAGTCAAACACCTTGATTTACACCTTGGGATTTTGGGATCAAGTAATCGCCGAGGTGGCCTCTGAATACCCCGATGTGGTATATGACAAAATGTATGTTGATAATGCGGCGGCAAGCTTTGTTTTAAAGCCGGAGGTTTTCGATGTTATCGTTACTACTAATATGATCGGTGATATTTTATCGGATTTAGGCGGTGCGATTATGGGAAGTTTGGGTCTCGGAGGTAGCGGGAATATCAATCCCGAGGGAAGATTTCCGTCTATGTTCGAACCCATACACGGCTCCGCGCCCGATATTGCTGGTCAGAACTGCGCGAACCCTATCGGTCAGGTTTGGTCGGCGGCCATTATGCTGGAGCATTTGGGCGAAAAAGAGGCTGCCAAAAATATTGTAGATGGTATTGAACATGCTACTTCCCAGGGTAATTTGACCAAAGACCTTAAAGGAAACGCCTCCACATCGGAAGTTGCAGCACGAATTGTAGATTTCATCGAATCATAA
- a CDS encoding cyclase family protein: MYEKIIDLTLSLSERMKGVAIETAKTLAEDGWNATTLHIYSHVGTHMDAPVHFEVTDQTIDQIPVERFVTEAWVLNLTHIQPSALITVADMDPITNKIGKGQSLILHTGWSKKLYTDAYRNKLPRVSKELAKWIGEKGIGLLGVEPPSVADVNNIKEVTEIHTILMKNDIIIVEGLTNLDQLTKEKVTLVALPLKVENGDGAPARVIAME, from the coding sequence GTGTATGAAAAAATCATAGACCTCACCCTTTCATTATCCGAACGCATGAAGGGAGTGGCCATTGAAACGGCAAAAACTTTAGCTGAAGATGGCTGGAATGCAACCACGCTCCATATCTATTCCCATGTGGGGACCCATATGGATGCACCCGTACATTTTGAAGTAACTGATCAGACCATTGACCAGATTCCAGTAGAACGTTTTGTAACCGAGGCCTGGGTGTTGAATCTCACGCACATACAACCCAGTGCGCTTATTACGGTTGCTGATATGGATCCGATTACCAACAAAATTGGGAAAGGACAAAGTTTGATTTTGCATACGGGATGGAGTAAAAAGCTGTATACCGATGCCTATAGGAACAAGCTTCCCCGAGTGAGCAAAGAATTAGCCAAATGGATAGGAGAAAAAGGGATAGGTCTGTTGGGTGTAGAGCCTCCTTCGGTCGCAGATGTCAATAATATTAAGGAAGTGACCGAAATTCATACCATTTTAATGAAAAACGATATTATTATAGTAGAAGGTTTAACGAACCTGGACCAACTTACAAAGGAAAAAGTAACACTTGTCGCGCTGCCCTTGAAAGTAGAAAACGGAGACGGTGCGCCGGCAAGGGTAATCGCAATGGAATGA
- a CDS encoding four-carbon acid sugar kinase family protein, whose amino-acid sequence MTTDQQILNAIQEGDQLIGYQKEIRQHLSENPRAIVVLDDDPTGTQTVQNIPVVTEWSETVLAQELQQSPVFFILTNSRSLQKEEAVALASTLGQRLKKLATKYSKNLLIISRSDSTLRGHYPDEVDALAKGMGVGLAKHVLIPAFFEGGRYTYNDIHYVREGDSFIPAAETPFAKDSTFGYKSSNLREYILEKHQASATMDQVACVSIALIRGPSISKISEHIGSKNNRYIAVNATSHADLEAFALASLRSNEDMLYRTAASFVNAITGKRPGPCLSKEEVLPLTSDSGALVVVGSYVPKTTAQLHHLKEHYDARFIELDVEELLSDTNLEITLSKRAGELDDLLEKGQNIVVYTSRKVVKGCSKEESLQIVNLVSKALTTLADGLKTQPRFILAKGGITSSDIAVKSLQIKRALVLGQLIKGVPVWRADDGSKFPDLPYIVFPGNVGSDADLYNALKKLE is encoded by the coding sequence ATGACAACCGACCAACAAATTCTTAACGCTATTCAAGAGGGCGACCAATTAATAGGATATCAGAAAGAAATACGACAACATCTTTCTGAAAATCCGCGTGCTATCGTGGTGCTGGACGATGATCCTACGGGTACCCAAACCGTTCAAAATATTCCTGTGGTCACCGAATGGTCGGAAACGGTATTGGCGCAAGAGCTTCAACAAAGCCCTGTTTTTTTTATTTTGACGAATTCCAGAAGTCTTCAAAAGGAGGAGGCTGTAGCATTGGCGTCTACGCTCGGCCAACGATTAAAAAAGTTGGCAACAAAATATAGCAAAAATTTATTGATCATAAGCCGTAGCGATTCCACTTTGCGGGGTCACTATCCGGATGAGGTTGATGCTTTGGCCAAAGGCATGGGTGTTGGCTTGGCCAAACATGTCTTGATACCCGCTTTTTTCGAGGGCGGTAGATACACCTACAATGACATACATTATGTGAGGGAAGGGGATAGTTTCATACCCGCTGCGGAAACACCGTTTGCCAAAGACAGCACTTTTGGATACAAATCTTCGAACCTCCGAGAATATATTTTAGAAAAGCATCAGGCGAGCGCAACAATGGATCAGGTGGCCTGTGTTTCCATTGCTTTAATTCGCGGCCCTTCCATTTCAAAAATATCCGAACATATTGGTTCAAAAAATAATAGGTATATCGCGGTCAACGCTACATCGCACGCCGACCTTGAAGCGTTTGCACTGGCCTCGCTTCGTAGCAACGAGGACATGCTTTATAGAACCGCGGCCTCGTTTGTCAATGCCATCACCGGTAAACGCCCAGGGCCTTGTCTTTCAAAAGAGGAGGTCCTACCCCTCACCTCCGATAGCGGCGCCTTGGTGGTCGTCGGTTCCTATGTTCCAAAAACAACGGCCCAATTACATCATTTAAAGGAACATTATGACGCTCGTTTCATAGAGTTGGATGTGGAAGAACTTCTTTCCGATACCAACTTAGAAATTACCTTATCCAAGCGGGCTGGTGAATTGGACGACCTTTTAGAAAAGGGTCAAAATATAGTGGTGTATACGAGTAGAAAAGTAGTAAAAGGGTGCTCAAAGGAGGAAAGTCTGCAAATCGTAAATCTTGTATCCAAGGCCCTGACAACTTTAGCGGACGGTCTAAAAACGCAACCTCGTTTCATATTAGCCAAAGGGGGTATTACCTCGAGCGATATAGCGGTTAAGTCTTTACAAATAAAGCGCGCACTCGTTCTGGGGCAACTCATAAAGGGCGTTCCCGTTTGGCGTGCCGATGACGGTTCTAAATTCCCGGATTTACCTTATATCGTTTTTCCCGGTAACGTCGGAAGTGATGCCGATTTGTATAACGCGCTAAAAAAATTAGAATGA
- a CDS encoding MFS transporter, with protein sequence MNSTSHFPKRYFMVAGTFLLALLLYIDRICISVAKDPIAAALDLSDKQMGWVLAAFSLGYAFFQTPSGIMADKFGPRKILASIVTIWSVFTALTGAAWNFISLLVLRFLFGAGEAGAFPGMSRAIYNWFPLKERGIVTGINFSGSRLGAAFALPLVAWLINDYGWRTTFVVLGCIGVLWAFGWYALFRDKPEDHKGISEPEKDYILATRQDRHVSLTKERINFGQLLHSKNMWLAMGQYFCSNFTFFFALTWLFPHIKQEYGLETIEAGFYTAVPLIFGAFGNWFSGWLIDRTFKSGKWNRSRILPASLGFALAAIGLLGSIYMDSAVGAIIFLSLAIFGADMTLPPSWAFCVDIGKKHSGAVSGTMNMAGNIGAFITALLFPYLLAWTGSTTLFFIVGAILNGIAIFLWLQMKPQKHFTEY encoded by the coding sequence ATGAATTCGACCAGCCATTTTCCCAAACGATACTTTATGGTAGCTGGTACTTTTTTGCTAGCCCTGCTACTTTATATTGACCGTATCTGTATTTCAGTGGCAAAAGACCCCATCGCTGCGGCCTTGGATTTAAGCGATAAACAAATGGGATGGGTGCTGGCCGCCTTTTCGTTAGGCTATGCCTTTTTTCAGACACCCTCCGGAATTATGGCCGATAAATTCGGTCCGCGAAAAATACTGGCTTCCATTGTTACGATTTGGTCCGTTTTTACGGCATTGACCGGTGCTGCTTGGAACTTTATTTCACTCTTGGTGTTGCGTTTTTTGTTCGGTGCCGGGGAAGCTGGTGCCTTTCCTGGGATGTCTCGCGCCATTTACAATTGGTTTCCCCTAAAAGAGCGGGGAATTGTAACAGGTATCAATTTTTCAGGTTCTAGACTGGGTGCGGCCTTCGCCTTGCCTTTGGTGGCTTGGTTGATAAATGATTACGGTTGGCGAACAACCTTCGTCGTATTAGGGTGTATTGGCGTTTTGTGGGCGTTCGGCTGGTACGCGCTCTTCAGGGACAAACCGGAGGACCATAAGGGTATCTCCGAACCGGAGAAGGACTATATTTTGGCCACACGTCAAGACCGACACGTTTCCTTGACCAAGGAGCGGATTAATTTTGGGCAGCTCTTACATTCGAAAAATATGTGGTTGGCCATGGGGCAATACTTCTGTAGCAACTTCACCTTTTTCTTTGCGCTTACCTGGCTTTTCCCACATATCAAACAAGAATACGGTTTGGAGACTATTGAAGCCGGGTTTTACACTGCTGTTCCATTGATTTTCGGGGCGTTCGGAAATTGGTTTTCAGGTTGGTTGATAGACCGCACCTTTAAGTCCGGAAAATGGAACAGATCCCGTATTTTACCGGCTTCGCTCGGATTTGCTTTGGCCGCTATCGGACTGCTAGGGAGTATTTATATGGATAGTGCCGTAGGTGCGATTATTTTCCTGAGCCTTGCTATTTTTGGAGCGGACATGACCTTACCACCCTCTTGGGCTTTTTGTGTGGACATCGGCAAAAAACATTCCGGGGCAGTTTCTGGAACTATGAATATGGCCGGTAATATCGGGGCGTTTATTACGGCATTATTATTTCCCTATCTATTGGCGTGGACCGGTTCTACCACCTTATTTTTTATAGTAGGGGCAATCTTGAACGGCATCGCCATTTTCCTATGGTTGCAAATGAAACCGCAGAAACATTTTACCGAATACTAA
- a CDS encoding Gfo/Idh/MocA family protein has translation MKGVCVGLGYFSQFHLEAWQRLENVEIIAICDSDINKAELVANTQGIKSFYSNAEEMLSREKPDFLDIITPPETHHELCMLAIKHGIHIICQKPVAPAFEEAEKIAIGIQNSDVRMMVHENFRFQPWHREIKALLDRKTVGEKLHTINLRMRMGDGWQEDAYMNRQPYFREMERLLMYETGIHFIDVFRFYSGEITKVYARLNRFNDKIKGEDFAWVQFDFASGTHGFIDANRYNESNCENPRLTFGTLLLEGDKGSIRLYEDGKITVQKLGQQETPHAYYFEDRNFSGDCVYFTQKHFISQLVSGEPFETAIDAYLQNIGILEKVYESHEKGMPVKC, from the coding sequence GTGAAAGGAGTATGTGTAGGGTTAGGCTATTTTAGCCAGTTTCATTTAGAGGCTTGGCAGCGCCTGGAAAATGTAGAAATCATCGCTATATGCGATTCGGATATCAACAAGGCGGAGCTTGTTGCGAATACCCAGGGGATAAAATCATTTTACTCGAATGCGGAAGAAATGCTTTCGCGTGAAAAACCAGACTTTTTGGATATCATAACGCCCCCTGAAACCCATCATGAGCTTTGCATGCTCGCCATAAAGCATGGGATTCATATTATTTGCCAGAAACCAGTGGCCCCAGCCTTTGAAGAAGCTGAAAAAATTGCCATAGGTATTCAGAACTCGGATGTACGCATGATGGTACATGAAAATTTTAGGTTTCAACCCTGGCATCGGGAAATCAAAGCATTATTGGACCGTAAAACAGTAGGTGAAAAACTGCATACCATCAACCTGCGTATGCGCATGGGAGATGGCTGGCAAGAGGATGCCTATATGAACAGGCAACCTTATTTCAGGGAAATGGAACGATTGCTTATGTACGAGACCGGAATTCATTTTATAGACGTTTTTCGCTTTTATAGTGGTGAAATCACCAAGGTCTACGCGCGTTTAAATCGCTTTAACGATAAGATCAAGGGAGAAGACTTTGCCTGGGTCCAGTTTGATTTTGCCAGTGGCACTCATGGGTTTATCGATGCGAACAGGTATAATGAAAGTAACTGCGAAAATCCACGATTGACTTTTGGAACGCTTTTGTTAGAGGGGGATAAAGGCAGCATACGTTTATATGAAGACGGAAAAATTACGGTACAGAAATTAGGACAGCAAGAAACGCCACATGCTTATTATTTTGAAGATCGTAACTTTTCGGGGGATTGTGTGTACTTTACTCAAAAGCATTTTATAAGTCAATTGGTGTCGGGAGAGCCCTTTGAAACTGCCATAGACGCGTACCTACAAAACATTGGAATACTTGAAAAGGTATACGAATCGCATGAGAAAGGAATGCCTGTAAAATGTTGA